The Monomorium pharaonis isolate MP-MQ-018 chromosome 5, ASM1337386v2, whole genome shotgun sequence genome includes a window with the following:
- the LOC118645787 gene encoding uncharacterized protein LOC118645787 — translation MASEQAMSLLKKKRGIIKGQLSKFTTFVDRFTDAGSVTELVARLEKAEALWSEFDKIQTEIELADDSEAQAGHRDAFEASYFVVIARARELGQTNPDVQPQTNHACNNSNQNVQLPTLKLPEFDGEYSKWMQFSDTFRAIIHNNATLTITQKFYYLRSCLSGDAARALDTLEASDANYDIAWNILKERFENKNIIIHNHVKALFDLPQVIKDSHASLRDLSDSMSQHLRALESLGQPVESWDSIIIFLITTKLDLASRNEWEKMSVKRKELPSIDSFKIFLNERCQILERLFKDTKQTDKRNSNKDSKNTTKAGSLTHLAANVAKCMFCKGSHSIYFCKDLLSLPVDKRLTQVRKLKLCTNCLRNNHFSKDCRASGCKKCSGKHNTLLHFGDSKVEHETNNQSSSNINKAVDNDKASINQESAITTHAVQAAHNSYILLATARIVIFDNNGRSHPCRALLDNGSQSNFITSKLAQKLGLAKTPIKIPICGVNQNITHISHKTEASIKSLYNNYKAKLSVLVVDNITQDLPNRFYNISALNIPEGLSLADPRFNYPEPVDILLGAGIFWELLCAGQIQLGEGRPFLQKTKLGWIVSGPMAPRCRESESLCHLNTIQDIRDSLERFWKIEECLSTPNLTREESECEDLFVKTMKRDEHGRFTVRLPFRANADKLGDSLDMAIKRLYSLEKRLAKDSSLKEQYVSFMNEYLELGHMTEVKSSDRDLESVYYLPHHSVVKESSITTKTRVVFDASAKTSTNLSLNDVLMVGPVIQDSLFAILIRFRMHKYVFTADVTKMYRQVNVHEAHRDFQRIVWRPDERERIRHYRLNTLTYGTAPASFEAIRSLRQTAVDKQSVFPDASNIILSDFYVDDLISGANTVKDALRLAHEIDTILRGGCFHLRKWNSNSEAFINAIQTEPGSNQIHLTQDTNSKTLGLSWDAKKDMLNYQANAISNKSNRVTKRTILSVVSQLFDPLGLVSPTIVLGKIIMQKIWKLGIGWDEALPLDLFTLWSQFCEDMKFINEVSIPRYTMGHQCRVLELHGFSDASEIAYGACLYVRAVDNTGKIITKLLCAKSRVAPVKTISLPRLELCGAVLLARLHQQVIEALSRLPNWKSDSFYWCDSTIVLSWIATESSLLKTFVANRSAEIQRLTDSKRWAHVAGSENPADIVSRGMSLSKLATSQLWWNGPPWLGLGSNHWPITDNTCIPVPSELKESKIACITIKSDWDVFNRFSSYLKLLKVMAYCLRFIDNIRKGVSKRRFGSLSVDELNKSLLTLVKIVQITHFAPEINSLERENAVRSSSKFLSLNPFLDEYRILRVGGRLKNSKLQYEHKHPMLLPNKHVFTQMLITYEHEKQMHAGLTSTLAAIRTRFWILNARSTVRKIIFRCMICFRTAPKGESYQMGNLPESRVNADRPFTVVGIDYAGPFLVKDGKLLNRKLVKCYLCIFVCFSTRAVHLEVVGDLTSDSFLNSLKRFVSRRGICKHIYSDNATNFVGAKNELGEVFNLLNQIDRDSKFVNFLSQNLIQWHFIPPRAPNFGGLWEAAVKSAKYHIKRIVGEAHLTFEDLYTVITQIEAIMNSRPLMPMSNDPNDMDILTPGHFLIGEQLTSVPQSSVVELPTNRMNQYQRLQQMVQHFWSRWTNEYLSHLQQRSKWMKDVPSKVKVGSMVLLKEDNTPPLQWKLGRITELHPGADGVPRVISVKTFTGILKRTIGKICILPIEESM, via the coding sequence ATGGCGAGCGAACAGGCAATgagtttgttaaaaaagaaacgcggTATCATTAAAGGTCAACTGTCTAAGTTCACCACATTCGTCGATAGATTCACGGACGCGGGAAGCGTGACGGAATTGGTTGCTCGGTTGGAGAAGGCTGAAGCGTTATGGTcggaatttgataaaatacagACTGAAATCGAGCTAGCGGACGATTCGGAGGCGCAGGCAGGTCATCGCGACGCGTTTGAAGCGTCATATTTTGTAGTGATAGCTAGGGCTAGAGAGTTAGGACAGACGAATCCAGATGTACAGCCGCAAACAAATCACGCGTGTAACAATTCAAATCAAAACGTGCAACTACCTACATTGAAATTACCGGAGTTTGACGGTGAATATAGCAAGTGGATGCAATTTAGCGATACGTTTAGAGCAATAATTCATAACAACGCTACTTTAACcattacacaaaaattttactatttgaGGTCGTGTTTAAGCGGAGATGCCGCGCGGGCCTTAGACACATTAGAGGCATCGGATGCAAACTACGACATTGCTTGgaatattttgaaagaaagatttgaaaataaaaatatcataatacACAATCACGTGAAAGCCTTGTTCGATTTACCGCAGGTTATCAAAGATTCCCACGCGTCTCTGAGGGACCTGTCTGATAGCATGTCGCAACATTTGCGCGCATTAGAATCGCTAGGGCAGCCGGTAGAAAGCTGGGActcgataataatttttctgattACAACTAAATTAGATTTAGCATCGCGGAATGAGTGGGAAAAAATGTCGGTTAAACGCAAGGAGTTACCCAGCATTGATagtttcaagatatttttaaacgagCGCTGTCAAATACTTGAAAGATTATTCAAAGATACTAAACAAACGGATAAACGCAATTCAAATAAAGATTCAAAGAATACCACAAAGGCGGGTTCGTTAACTCATTTAGCGGCAAACGTAGCAAAATGCATGTTTTGCAAGGGCTCACAtagcatatatttttgtaaagactTATTAAGCTTACCCGTTGACAAGCGATTAACAcaagttagaaaattaaagttatgcACGAATTGTTTGAGAAATAATCATTTCAGCAAGGATTGCAGAGCAAGCGGCTGCAAAAAATGCAGCGGCAAACACAATACCTTATTGCATTTTGGCGATTCAAAGGTTGAGCACGAAACGAATAATCAATCCTCATCGAATATAAACAAGGCAGTAGATAACGACAAAGCAAGCATAAATCAGGAGTCAGCGATAACTACACATGCGGTTCAGGCAGCTCATAATTCGTATATTTTATTGGCAACAGCGagaattgttatatttgatAACAATGGTAGATCACATCCCTGTCGAGCTCTATTAGACAATGGTTCTCAATCTAATTTTATCACGAGCAAATTAGCGCAAAAATTAGGGCTAGCGAAAACACCCATAAAGATTCCGATTTGCGGAGTTAATCAAAACATAACCCATATTTCGCACAAAACTGAAGCGTCTATTAAATcgttatataacaattataaggCCAAATTATCCGTTTTAGTAGTTGACAACATTACACAGGATCTACCGAATAGATTCTACAACATCTCCGCGTTAAACATTCCGGAGGGTCTCTCATTGGCGGATCCGCGTTTCAACTATCCCGAACCAGTAGATATTTTGTTAGGTGCTGGTATATTCTGGGAGCTCTTGTGCGCGGGACAAATCCAGTTAGGTGAAGGCAGACCATTCCTTCAAAAGACAAAATTAGGTTGGATTGTGTCAGGGCCCATGGCGCCTAGATGTAGGGAGTCAGAATCGTTATGCCATCTTAATACAATACAAGATATTCGCGATAGTCTAGAACGGTTTTGGAAAATTGAAGAATGTTTGTCAACACCAAATTTGACAAGAGAGGAATCCGAGTGCGAAGACCTATTCGTAAAGACCATGAAGCGTGACGAGCACGGGCGGTTTACGGTACGGTTGCCTTTTCGAGCAAACGCGGACAAACTCGGAGATTCGTTAGATATGGCAATTAAGCGACTTTACTCATTGGAAAAACGATTAGCCAAGGATTCTAGTCTCAAAGAGCAATACGTTAGCTTCATGAATGAATACTTAGAGCTTGGTCATATGACCGAGGTAAAGTCAAGCGACAGGGACCTCGAGTCAGTGTACTATCTACCGCACCACAGCGTAGTAAAGGAATCGAGCATAACTACCAAGACACGCGTGGTTTTTGATGCATCAGCGAAAACGTCAACGAACTTGTCGCTGAATGACGTCTTAATGGTCGGTCCAGTCATTCAAGACAGTTTATTCGCGATACTGATCAGATTTAGAATGCATAAGTACGTTTTTACCGCGGATGTAACGAAAATGTACAGGCAAGTTAATGTTCATGAAGCCCATCGAGATTTTCAACGCATCGTTTGGCGTCCAGATGAAAGAGAACGTATACGTCACTATCGGTTAAATACATTGACATACGGGACAGCTCCGGCTTCATTTGAGGCTATACGGTCACTTCGGCAAACAGCTGTGGATAAACAGAGTGTATTCCCTGATGCatcaaacataattttatcggATTTTTATGTCGACGATCTTATTTCGGGAGCTAATACGGTGAAAGATGCGCTGAGACTTGCGCATGAAATAGATACGATATTGCGCGGCGGATGTTTTCATTTGCGCAAATGGAATAGCAATAGCGAGGCCTTTATCAATGCAATACAAACTGAACCGGGTAGTAATCAAATACATTTAACGCAGGATACTAAttctaaaacgcttggtttgTCTTGGGACGCTAAGAAAGATATGCTGAATTATCAAGCAAACGCGATTAGTAACAAATCGAATAGGGTTACGAAAAGAACGATATTGTCAGTCGTGTCGCAATTATTTGATCCGCTAGGATTAGTTAGTCCCACAATCGTTTTGGGAAAAATTATCATGCAGAAAATATGGAAATTAGGAATCGGTTGGGACGAAGCATTGCCCCTCGACTTATTCACGCTATGGAGTCAATTCTGTGAAGATATGAAATTCATAAACGAAGTTTCTATACCTAGATACACGATGGGTCATCAATGCAGGGTATTAGAATTGCATGGTTTTAGTGACGCGTCCGAAATTGCATACGGAGCGTGCCTATACGTACGAGCGGTGGATAACACCGgtaaaattatcactaaattATTATGTGCTAAATCGCGCGTGGCACCAGTAAAAACAATAAGTTTGCCGCGTCTTGAGCTGTGTGGTGCGGTATTACTGGCACGTTTACATCAGCAAGTAATCGAAGCATTGAGTCGCCTTCCAAATTGGAAGTCTGATAGTTTTTATTGGTGTGACTCTACTATCGTTTTATCGTGGATAGCTACCGAATCCAGTCTATTAAAAACCTTCGTAGCAAATAGAAGCGCGGAAATACAGAGACTTACAGACAGTAAGCGTTGGGCGCATGTCGCGGGGAGTGAAAATCCAGCAGATATTGTATCTAGAGGCATGAGCTTATCTAAACTAGCGACTTCGCAATTATGGTGGAACGGGCCACCATGGTTAGGGCTAGGGTCGAATCATTGGCCAATCACAGATAATACGTGTATTCCCGTGCCTTCTGAATTGAAGGAAAGCAAAATAGCATGCATTACGATTAAATCTGATTGGGATGTCTTCAATCGTTTTTCATCATACTTAAAATTACTTAAGGTAATGGCCTATTGCTTGCGTTTTATCGACAATATACGAAAGGGCGTGAGCAAGAGGCGTTTCGGTTCATTATCAGTTGATGAACTAAACAAATCATTGCTCACACTCGTTAAAATAgttcaaattacacattttgCACCCGAAATCAATAGTTTAGAACGCGAAAATGCGGTGCGATCTAGCAGCAAATTCTTATCGTTAAATCCATTCTTAGATGAGTACCGCATTTTACGAGTGGGTGGTCGATTAAAAAACTCTAAATTGCAGTACGAGCACAAGCACCCTATGCTGCTACCAAACAAGCATGTGTTCACCCAGATGCTCATAACATATGAACACGAAAAACAGATGCATGCGGGATTAACGAGTACGTTAGCCGCGATTAGAACGCGTTTTTGGATTTTAAATGCTCGGAGCACAGTGAGGAAAATAATCTTCCGTTGCATGATCTGCTTCCGGACAGCCCCTAAGGGTGAAAGTTATCAAATGGGAAACCTACCCGAATCTCGTGTGAACGCGGACAGGCCGTTCACAGTGGTCGGAATAGATTACGCGGGACCGTTTCTGGTTAAAGATGGCAAATTACTAAATCGAAAATTGGTCAAATGTtatttgtgtatatttgtttgtttttcaaCAAGAGCCGTACATCTGGAAGTCGTGGGCGACTTAACAAGCGATTCGTTTCTAAATTCACTCAAGCGATTTGTTTCAAGGCGTGGAATATGTAAGCATATTTACTCTGATAATGCCACTAATTTTGTTGGTGCGAAGAATGAGCTCGGCGAAGTTTTCAATTTGTTAAATCAAATAGATAGGGATAGtaaattcgtaaattttttaagtcaaaaCCTGATACAGTGGCACTTTATTCCACCGCGTGCTCCCAATTTTGGAGGTCTCTGGGAGGCGGCAGTGAAGAGCGCTAAGTATCACATTAAAAGAATAGTAGGCGAAGCGCATTTAACGTTTGAAGATTTGTATACGGTGATCACTCAAATCGAAGCTATCATGAATTCTCGGCCGTTGATGCCAATGTCCAATGATCCCAATGATATGGATATTCTAACACCGGGGCATTTCCTAATTGGTGAGCAACTCACGTCAGTACCACAATCGTCCGTCGTAGAGTTGCCCACGAATCGAATGAATCAATATCAGCGATTACAACAGATGGTACAGCATTTTTGGTCACGTTGGACCAACGAATACTTGTCACATTTGCAACAACGTTCCAAATGGATGAAGGACGTTCCCTCAAAGGTCAAAGTGGGTAGCATGGTACTCCTGAAGGAAGACAACACACCACCACTGCAATGGAAGCTGGGACGTATTACGGAACTGCATCCAGGAGCAGATGGCGTACCTCGCGTAATTAGTGTTAAAACCTTTACCGGAATCTTAAAGCGAACAATAGGAAAGATATGTATATTGCCCATTGAGGAatcaatgtaa